TCAGTTTTTTATTAAGAAGTTAGCTAACGAAATCTAAAACTAATAACACCTTGAAAGAGTAAAACCTATAAATTAAAGAGTAAAAACCTATAAAACCAAACGTCAAATGCATCAAAATCGATGAATTACATTACTTTTGCGAAAAACTAAAGCGATTTAGCGATCTATTTAACTAATAATTAATCAATTATCAATTCATGGATAAAACTTATGACCAATCATTTTAAAAAACCAATCAAAAAAATGGCGTTAACAACAGGCTTAGCTTTTGTTGTTACACTGGGAGGAGCTGTTCATAGCCAAGCAGTTTACGCCGCAAATGGTATGAAGAGTACCGAAATGGCTGTACCCGGCCAACAACAGATTACGGGTGTGGTGAGAGCAGCAGCAGATCAATCACCACTGCCAGGTGTATCTGTGTTAATAAAGGGCACCAGTAGAGGAGTCACAACGGATGAGAAGGGACAATTCAGCATAGACGCCGACGCCTCAGAAACCCTTGTATTTAGTTACATTGGTTATTTAACAACCGAACAAACTGTGGGAGACCGCACGGCATTGACAATCGTTTTACAGGAAGATTCCCAAAGCTTGGATGAAGTAGTCGTAGTAGGATACGGTACACAACGAAAGGTGGACATTACCGGTTCTGTTTCCGGTGTAAAGGCAGAACAACTCACCGAACGACCTGCACTTAACGTCAACCAAGCGATGGCTGGTAGAATGGCTGGGGTAAATGCCTCTACTAACTCTGGCCGCCCAGGCGGCAGAACGCGTGTACGCATCAGGGGATTTAGCTCTATAAATGCTACCAATGAGCCGCTCTACATTGTTGACGGTATTATCTTCACCGAGGATATCAACACGATCAATCCAGGAGACATTGAATCTGTTGATGTATTGAAAGACGCTTCCTCAACTGCAATTTACGGTACCAGAGGAGCTAATGGTGTAATCATGATTACCACCAAACGCGGAAAAAGAAATACGAGCCAAATTAATTATGATGGTTTCATGACGGTGAATACCATGGCCAACAAACAGGATGTTCTTAATTCGCGTCAGTGGATGGATGTCGAAGAATTGGGTTACATCAACGCAGAGAAGTATGACCCGACGGGTTTTGCTGCCGGCCGTTACGAAAACCCTTTCGAGAAACGTCAACGCTACGCGGTAGGTAATACCTTAGGCAATCCGGAACTATTCACAACGGATGGTCAGCCGCTTTATGATGTAGACTGGCAAGACATGATGACCCGCACGTCAATTGGACAATCGCACAATCTATCTTTTACCGGAGGTGGCGATAAATCCAATTATGGCTTATACCTCGGTTATTTCGACGACCAAGGGATTATCGTGAACAGTTTCAATAAAAGATATACCGCTCGTGCGGTAATGGACCATAATGTACGCGACTGGTTACAGGTAGGCGGTACGCTTGGATTCGCAAACACCACTGAACGTAGACAGGACGATGGTGTTGGTGGCAATATCCCTCCGCGTATGATGATCGAAATGGTACCTTTTATTCCCTATCGGTATCCGGATGGCACTTACGGCAGAAGAGAAGATTATGATGGCCTAGAGACCGGGGATAATCCACTAATGCAGGCCAATGAGGTCACTCGACTATATCGGAAAAATGTTTTTAATGGAAACTCATATGCCAAAATAACCTTGATGGAAGGCCTTGACTTTACGTCTACTATCGGAGTTAACTTACGTGACGAGAATCGCCCATATTTTGCTAGTACACATTCAAATTTTGATGGTGGCCTAGGTAGAGCCTATGCGCGCATTGATGGCTTCACATCATTTTTCTGGCAATGGTCTAACCATATCAATTACGCCAAAACCTTCGGCGATCATAACATCAGTGCAACACTCGGAACAGAGGCTCAGAAATTTGAGATCTTAGATTGGAGAGCGCAAGCCAATGATATTTCCGATGATTATTATCAGTGGCATAATTTAGCCACGGGGGCAACTCCTCAGCCACCAACCTCCAATGTTGTAAACTACCAAATGCAATCTTATTTTGCACGTGCCAATTATGGATATAAAGATAAATACCTTTTGACAGTAACCGGCCGTTTTGATGGTTCTTCACGTTTTGGAGAAAACAACAAATTTGCCTTCTTCCCTTCTGTTGCAGGTGCTTGGCGTATCTCTGAAGAGAGCTTCCTGAAAGGCAATTCAACGTTAAGCAACTTGAAACTACGTTTAAGTTACGGTTTAACCGGTAATTCGGAAATTGGTAGTTACCTATCCAACGCCAATTTACAAGCCGGTAATTACGTGCTCGACGGTCGCTTAGCGGCAGGAACAACTATCAGCACATTACCTAATCAGGATCTGAGATGGGAGAAAACAGCTCAATATAATGCCGGACTTGACATCGGTTTCTTAAACAACCGAATTAATGTGGAGTTTGATGCCTATATTAAGAAAACGTCAGATCTCTTGTTGCAAGCTCCAATACCTGCTTCAAGTGGCTACACAACCTTAATGACAAATATTGGCGATATGCGCAATAAAGGTATTGAGTTGAATATCAATACCATCAATATTGACAACCAAGACTTCTCATGGTCTACATCATTTAATTTCTCTTACCTGAAAAATGAGGTCGTTGCTCTAGGAACCAACAACGAGGATGTTTTCTTGAATCCTTTCTTTATTGGTAGTGCCAGTAACATCTTACGTGTAGGCCATCCTGTTGGCACTTTCTGGGGATTAGTACGCGAAGGAACGTGGGGGTCAGATGAAGCTGAAGAAGCGGCACAATACAACCGTTTACCTGGCGACATCAAGTATCGTGATATCAATGGTGACGGACAAATCAATGACGCTGACAGAACAATTATAGGAAAAGGTATTCCTACCTTCTACGGTGGTTTCTTCAACACTTTCCGTTACAAGAATTTAGATCTAACAGTTGAACTGCAATACTCTCAGGGTAATGATGTATTCCGCATGAGTAATCACTCCTCAGAAGACCGTACCGGAATTGCTAATAGCTACGCTACAGTACTCAATGCCTGGACACCGGAAAATCAGAACACCCCCATCGCACAGATTAGAGGCGCTGGAGTGCGTTACGATTCTTTACTTGATTCACACATGGTACAGGACGGATCGTTTATCCGTGGTAGAAACTTAATGTTAGGTTATAATTTTTCTCCTGAAATATTAAGCAAAATAAAATTAAACAGATTAAGGGTGTATGCTTCCGTACAGAATTTCTTCCTGTTAACCGATTACCAAGGTTATGACCCAGAAGTAACAACGTACGACGACGCTTTTGTACAAGGTATCGAGTTCCACGATTATCCAAAACCGAGAACCTTTACCTTCGGAGTAAATGCTACATTTTAACAATCAATTTCAACAGGATAAAAGATGAAGACAACGATCATATCAATTATTACTGCAGCAACTTTATTTGGTTTAAGTTCCTGTAGCCAAAGCTTTCTTGATGAGGATAATAAAAGTAACCTGACACAAGAAAACTATTTTCAAAACGCTGCGCAAGCAGAAACCTTTGTAACGGGTATTTATACTAGTTTACGTGCGAACACGGCGGGAAACGGTTACGGAGAGACGCCCTGGGTAACTTTGGAACTTTTAACTGGTCATGCAACGACTAATTCACAAAGTAACTTTAATCTCGGTGTAATCAATCATACAGCAGGTACAGAAAATCCCGGATTTTATAGTTATTGGAGCGAGTTCTACAACGGCATCGCAAAAGCGAACGTGGCAATTACACGTATTCCGGAAATAGAAATGGATGAGGCCCAGAAGGCTAATTTGCTCGGCGAAGCACATTTTCTTCGTGCGTATTATTACTTCTTTTTAACCCGCTTATTCGGAAATATACCTTTACTTACAGCGCCGGTTGATCCTGCGAATGTGGAAGAACTGAGGCCTAACAGAAGTGAGGTACAGGCTATTTACGATTTAATAGTGAGCGATTTAACAATAGCCGAAGGTTCAGGTTTACCAAATGTGGACCGCACTGGTAAAGTCTCTTTAGGAGCTGTAAAAGCATTATTATCGAATGTATACCTTACAATGGCTGGTTACCCGCTAAACAGGGGAGCAGAATACTACCAGTTAGCGGCTGACAAAGCTGCAGAGCTAGCCAATGAAGGCGACGGCTGGTATCCGCTTTTTGATAATCTAAATGCTTTACATGATCGCCCGAATAAAAATCAAGGTGAATTTATTTTCCAGGTACAATACCTAGGTGGTGTAGCCAACAACAATGTCACACAGATGATCATACCTTATAACATCGGTATATCCCGCCATGGTGACGAATATGGATCTATTAATCCGCTTCCTGCATTTGTGAACACTTACGAAGAGGGTGATCTTCGTAGTGCAGAAAGAGGCTTCTTCTTTACCAGAGCACAACGGTTAAGTACTTCTGCTACCGTAACTTTCCCTCCTGCACTATTTAAATATTGGTTGGAAGCTTCTTCGGGTGCAAACGGTGACCTCAATCCGGATATAAATTTTACTTTGATGAGAATGCCGGAAGTTTACCTCATTCATGCTGAAGCAGCAAATGAAGCGAACGGAGGTCCTACTCCCGAAGCTTATGCTTCTTTAAATAAAGTACGCGACCGTGCCAATCTAGCACCGTTGAGTGGACTGACACAAGACCAGTTTAGACAGGCGGTGTGGAGAGAAAGATATCACGAGCTATGCTACGAAAACAAATCTTATTTTGATATACTACGTACGCGTAAAGCTTACAATCTTTCCAATGACACCTTTGTTGATCTGATAGGTTTCCGTAACGAAAGCGGAACAACTTGGACAGAGAAATATCTTTTATTACCGATCCCTCAACGGGAATTACAAGCCAATCCAAATTTGGAACCAAACAATCCCGGTTGGTAAAAAATAATAATAGGTCCCGGAGTAATATTCCGGGACTTTTCTTATTCCATACCCTCCCCCGCTGTCCATATATCTACCCACCTTCGTTGTAGCATATTCGTTACGTTAACCGTAAAAGGCAATTTTCCTTCTTTCTGTGAGTTATATATTCTAACGCATTATATAGGCTTTAGCTTTTCACTGCTTGAGCTGTAATGGCTATGGAAAATAGCCAATAAACCCTTTAAATATGACTCTGATTATAAAACAATACAGGCCTCCTCCTATACTAGGAATACTAAATCGATTTAGTTTGCTAACTAACACATATTAATCAAATTATCAAATTCATGGAAAAAAACATGACCAATCAATTTAAAAAACCAATTAAAAAAATGGCATTGACAACGGGGATAGCCCTGGCTGTCAGCGTGGGAGGAGCGCTATCAAGCATGGCAGCTTACGCCGCAAACGGTGGAAAGCTTACGGAGATGGTTGCGCCAAAACAACAACAGATAACAGGAGTAGTTACCGGAGCTTCCGACAACGTTCCGTTACCCGGTGTTTCCGTACTAATAAAAGGTACGAACCGCGGAGCAACTACAGATGAAGAAGGTCAATTTAGTATCGAAGCTAGTGCTGATGAAACACTTGTTTTTAGCTATATAGGTTACCTAAGTACAGAGCAGATAGTAGGTGAACGTACGAACCTAACAGTTGTTTTGCAGGAAGACAGCCAAAGTCTGGATGAAGTTGTCGTGGTGGGTTATGGTACGCAACGGAAGGTGGATATTACGGGTTCTGTAGCAGGAGTAAAGGCTGAGCAACTCGTAGAACGACCTGCTCAAAACGTAAATCAAGCAATTGGTGGTCGTATGTCGGGCGTCAATGCCTCCACAAACTCCGGCCGGCCGGGTGGTAGGACACGTGTGCGGATCAGAGGATTTAGCTCCATCAATGCGACCAATGAACCCCTCTACATAGTCGATGGTATCATCTTCACTGAAGATATCGCAACTATCAACCCCGGCGACATTGAATCCGTAGATGTGTTGAAAGATGCTTCCTCAACAGCTATATATGGTACCCGTGGTGCAAATGGGGTTATTATGATAACCACAAAACGGGGAAAAAGAAATACAAGCCAGATCAACTATGACGGATTCATGACGGTGAATACAATGGCTAATAAACAGGACGTACTGAATTCCCGTCAATGGATGGACATTGAAGAATTGGGTTATATTAACGCGGAAAAATATGATCCTGACGGCTTTGCTGCTGGTCGATATGAAAACCCTTTTGAAAAGCGTCAGCGATATGCCGTAGGTAACACTCAAGGTAATCCCGAACTATTCACCACGGATGGTCAACCGCTATACGATGTGGATTGGCAAGATTTATTGACCCGCACCGCAATCGGTCAATCGCACAATTTGTCGTTTACCGGCGGCGGTGACAACTCTAATTACGGCTTATATTTAGGTTATTTCGATGATCAGGGAATTATTGTAAATAGCTTCAATAAACGCTACACGGCCCGTGCAGTGGTAGATCATAACGTGCGCGATTGGCTACAGGTAGGTGGAACTTTAGGCTTTTCAAACAACACCGAACGTAGGCAAGATGACGGTGTTGGAGGAAATAATCCTCCAAGGATGATGATTGAGATGGTTCCGTTTATCCCCTACCGTTATCCTGACGGTACTTACGGCAGGCGTGAAGATTACGATGGATTGGAAACAGGAGATAATCCGCTAATGCACGCAAATGAAGTTACACGCCTATACCGGAAGAACGTCTTTAATGGAAATTCTTATGCTAAAGTCACCCTTCTTGAGGGGCTAGATTTCACTTCGACTATCGGTGTAAATTTACGTGATGAGAATAGACCTTATTCGGCCGGTTCTTTCTCGAATTTTGATGGCGGCCTAGGAAGATCTTATGCACATATTGATGGCTTCACATCCTTCTTTTGGCAATGGTCAAACCATATCAACTATAACAAAACCTTTGGCGATCATAACATCAGTGCAACCTTAGGTACTGAAGCTCAAAAGTTCGAGGTTTTAGAATGGCGTGCAGCAGCAAATGACATACCAGATGATTTCTATCAATGGCACAATTTAGAAACCGGTGCAACTCCTGTTCCGCCAACATCGGACGTGATCAACTATCAGATGCAATCTTATTTTGCGCGCGCGAACTATGGCTATAAAGACAAATATTTATTGACGGTAACCGGACGTTTTGACGGTTCTTCCCGTTTCGGAGAAAATAATAAATTTGCCTTTTTCCCGTCCGTAGCTGGTGCCTGGCGTATTTCAGAAGAAGATTTTCTGAAGGGTAATAGCATATTGAGTAATTTAAAATTGAGACTTTCTTACGGGTTGACTGGAAACTCCGAAATTGGCAGCTACTTAGCAAACGCCAATCTTGCTCCTGGAAACTACGTTTTTGACGGAAGGCTCGCCGCAGGTACTGTAATAGGTACTTTGCCGAATCAAAATTTGCGTTGGGAGAAAACAGCGCAATACAATGCTGGTATTGATGTTGGCCTATTGAACAACCGTATCAACTTAGAATTTGATGCTTATATTAAGAACACTTCGGATTTATTATTAGCGGCACCGGTTCCAGCCTCCAGTGGCTATACACAGCTCATGTCAAACATTGGCGATATGCGCAACACCGGTTTCGAAGTCGGCATTAATAGTGTAAACATTGAAAATGAAAACTTCTCTTGGACTACTTCCTTTAACTTCTCCTATTTAAAGAATGAAGTTACTGCTTTGGGAACCAATAACGAAGATGTGTTCATGGATCCTAGCTTTTTAGGAAGTGCTAGTAATATTTTGCGGGTTGGTAACCCAGTAGGAACGTTTTGGGGCTTGGTACGTGAAGGGACTTGGAGCTCAGATGAAGCTGAAGAAGCGGCACAATACAATCGTCTACCTGGAGACGTCAAATACCGGGACGTTAATGGTGACGGACAAATCAATGATGCCGACAGAACTATTATAGGTAAGGGTATTCCTACCTTCTATGGTGGTTTCTTCAATACCTTCCGCTACAAAAATTTGGACTTAACTGTTGAATTGCAGTATTCGCAAGGCAATGATGTGTTCCGTCTCAGCAATCACTCCTCTGAAGACAGAACAGGAATTGCCAATAGCTATGCGACAGTACTGAATGCCTGGACTCCAGAGAACCAAAACACACCTATCGCACAAATCCGCGGTGCCGGTGCACGCTATGATTCATTATTAGATTCGCATATGGTACAAGACGGCTCATTCATTCGTGGTAGAAACCTCATGTTAGGTTATAATTTCTCTCCTGATATATTAAGCAAGATGAAGCTGAGCCGATTAAGAGTGTATGCTTCTGTCCAAAACTTCTTCCTTTTAACTGACTATAATGGTTATGACCCGGAAGTAACAACCTATGACGACGCTTTTGTGCAAGGTATCGAGTTTCACGACTATCCGAAACCACGAACTTTTACATTTGGAGTAAATGCCACATTTTAACTAAAAAAAAGGAAGGAAATGAAATCAACTATTATATATATGGTTACAGCCGCAACGATATTCGTTGCCAGCTCGTGCAGTAGAGATTTTCTCGACGAAAACAATAAAAGTAATCCTACGCAAGACAGCTATTTTGAAAACGCTAATCAGGCACAAGCCTTTGTGACAGGGATTTATACCAGTCTTCGCGCCAATACAGCCTCAAACGGATACGGAGAAACCCCTTGGGTAACGTTAGAACTACTAACAGGGCATGCCACTACTAACTCCCAGAGTAACTTCAACCTGGGAGTTATTAACCATACTGCGGGAACAGAAAACCCGGGCTTCTATAGCTACTGGCAGGAATTCTACGAAGGAATTGCGAAAAGTAATGTAGCAATTGCCCGTATCCCTGAAATTGACATGGATGAAGCAGAAAAAAATGCTTTGCTTGGAGAAGCTCATTTTTTACGTGCTTACTATTATTTTTTCCTAACACGCTTATTTGGTGATATCCCTTTGGTAACTGCTCCCGTAAATCCTGAGGTTGAAGAAGAACTACGACCAGCTAGGAGTACTAGGGAAGCAATTTACGAAGTGATTATTGCAGATTTAACCTTTGCGGAGTCATCCGGCCTGCCAAATGTTGACCGGACTGGTAGAACCTCCTTAGGTGCAGTTAAATCACTGCTTGCGAATGTCTACCTAACAATGGCCGGTTACCCTCTAAATCTCGGAGAAGAATACTATCGTCTTGCGGCGGATAAAGCTGCGGAAGTGGCTAATGAAGATTGGTACCCCCTATTCAATAATCTCGATTTTTTACATGACCGCCCCAACAAGAATCAGGGAGAATTTATTCTACAGGTTCAATATCTGGGGGGCATTGCCGATAACAACATCACGCAGATGATCATCCCTTACAATATCGGAATTTCCCGTCATGGGGATGAGTTCGGTGCGTTGAATCCAAGACGTGCATTTGTCGACACTTATGAAGCTGGTGATTTACGTGCTGAGGAAAGAGGTTTCTTTTTTACCAGTGCCAGGCGTTTGAGCACTAATGCTACGGTAACTTTTTCACCCGCATTGTACAAGTATTGGTTAGAAGCTTCCTCCGGTGCCAATGGTGACCTCACTCCCGATATAAACTTTACCTTGATGCGAATGCCTGAAGTTTATTTGATTCATGCCGAAGCTGAAAACGAAGCTAATGGTGGTCCAACAGCAACTGCTTACGAATCGCTGAATATTGTGCGTGAACGTGCAGGATTAGATCCTTTAAGCGGATTAACGCAAGAGCAATTCAGACAAGCTGTCTGGAAAGAACGGTATCACGAGCTGTGTTACGAGAATAAAGCTTATTTCGATATCCAACGTACGCATAAAGCTTATGACCTAGCTAATAATACCTTTGTTGATCTTATTGGCTTCCGGAATGAAGCTGGAACAACTTGGAGTGAAAAGTATTTATTACTTCCAATCCCTCAACGGGAATTACAAGCTAATCCAAATTTAGCACCAAACAACCCTGGTTGGTAAAAAATTGGTAAGTCCCGGAATAATATATTACTCCGGGACTTTTTTATCCGATCGTACATCCCCTTAACGACCCTCTCTATCCTGTAGCATATTCGTTACGTTAACCCTAAAAGGCAATTTTCCTTCCCTCTGTGAGTTATATATTCAACGCATAACTAACATATAGCACTTTAGCTGTTTAAACATACCCATACGCTGTTGAGCTGTGATTACTATAGCAAATAGCCTGTAAACCTTTGAATATGCATCTAACTATAAAACAATATAGGCCACCTCCTATATTAAATAAACTAAACCGGTTTAGTCTTATGCTGCTTAAAATGACCCATGTTGAGG
This Olivibacter sp. SDN3 DNA region includes the following protein-coding sequences:
- a CDS encoding RagB/SusD family nutrient uptake outer membrane protein, whose translation is MKSTIIYMVTAATIFVASSCSRDFLDENNKSNPTQDSYFENANQAQAFVTGIYTSLRANTASNGYGETPWVTLELLTGHATTNSQSNFNLGVINHTAGTENPGFYSYWQEFYEGIAKSNVAIARIPEIDMDEAEKNALLGEAHFLRAYYYFFLTRLFGDIPLVTAPVNPEVEEELRPARSTREAIYEVIIADLTFAESSGLPNVDRTGRTSLGAVKSLLANVYLTMAGYPLNLGEEYYRLAADKAAEVANEDWYPLFNNLDFLHDRPNKNQGEFILQVQYLGGIADNNITQMIIPYNIGISRHGDEFGALNPRRAFVDTYEAGDLRAEERGFFFTSARRLSTNATVTFSPALYKYWLEASSGANGDLTPDINFTLMRMPEVYLIHAEAENEANGGPTATAYESLNIVRERAGLDPLSGLTQEQFRQAVWKERYHELCYENKAYFDIQRTHKAYDLANNTFVDLIGFRNEAGTTWSEKYLLLPIPQRELQANPNLAPNNPGW
- a CDS encoding RagB/SusD family nutrient uptake outer membrane protein, producing MKTTIISIITAATLFGLSSCSQSFLDEDNKSNLTQENYFQNAAQAETFVTGIYTSLRANTAGNGYGETPWVTLELLTGHATTNSQSNFNLGVINHTAGTENPGFYSYWSEFYNGIAKANVAITRIPEIEMDEAQKANLLGEAHFLRAYYYFFLTRLFGNIPLLTAPVDPANVEELRPNRSEVQAIYDLIVSDLTIAEGSGLPNVDRTGKVSLGAVKALLSNVYLTMAGYPLNRGAEYYQLAADKAAELANEGDGWYPLFDNLNALHDRPNKNQGEFIFQVQYLGGVANNNVTQMIIPYNIGISRHGDEYGSINPLPAFVNTYEEGDLRSAERGFFFTRAQRLSTSATVTFPPALFKYWLEASSGANGDLNPDINFTLMRMPEVYLIHAEAANEANGGPTPEAYASLNKVRDRANLAPLSGLTQDQFRQAVWRERYHELCYENKSYFDILRTRKAYNLSNDTFVDLIGFRNESGTTWTEKYLLLPIPQRELQANPNLEPNNPGW
- a CDS encoding TonB-dependent receptor; translated protein: MEKNMTNQFKKPIKKMALTTGIALAVSVGGALSSMAAYAANGGKLTEMVAPKQQQITGVVTGASDNVPLPGVSVLIKGTNRGATTDEEGQFSIEASADETLVFSYIGYLSTEQIVGERTNLTVVLQEDSQSLDEVVVVGYGTQRKVDITGSVAGVKAEQLVERPAQNVNQAIGGRMSGVNASTNSGRPGGRTRVRIRGFSSINATNEPLYIVDGIIFTEDIATINPGDIESVDVLKDASSTAIYGTRGANGVIMITTKRGKRNTSQINYDGFMTVNTMANKQDVLNSRQWMDIEELGYINAEKYDPDGFAAGRYENPFEKRQRYAVGNTQGNPELFTTDGQPLYDVDWQDLLTRTAIGQSHNLSFTGGGDNSNYGLYLGYFDDQGIIVNSFNKRYTARAVVDHNVRDWLQVGGTLGFSNNTERRQDDGVGGNNPPRMMIEMVPFIPYRYPDGTYGRREDYDGLETGDNPLMHANEVTRLYRKNVFNGNSYAKVTLLEGLDFTSTIGVNLRDENRPYSAGSFSNFDGGLGRSYAHIDGFTSFFWQWSNHINYNKTFGDHNISATLGTEAQKFEVLEWRAAANDIPDDFYQWHNLETGATPVPPTSDVINYQMQSYFARANYGYKDKYLLTVTGRFDGSSRFGENNKFAFFPSVAGAWRISEEDFLKGNSILSNLKLRLSYGLTGNSEIGSYLANANLAPGNYVFDGRLAAGTVIGTLPNQNLRWEKTAQYNAGIDVGLLNNRINLEFDAYIKNTSDLLLAAPVPASSGYTQLMSNIGDMRNTGFEVGINSVNIENENFSWTTSFNFSYLKNEVTALGTNNEDVFMDPSFLGSASNILRVGNPVGTFWGLVREGTWSSDEAEEAAQYNRLPGDVKYRDVNGDGQINDADRTIIGKGIPTFYGGFFNTFRYKNLDLTVELQYSQGNDVFRLSNHSSEDRTGIANSYATVLNAWTPENQNTPIAQIRGAGARYDSLLDSHMVQDGSFIRGRNLMLGYNFSPDILSKMKLSRLRVYASVQNFFLLTDYNGYDPEVTTYDDAFVQGIEFHDYPKPRTFTFGVNATF
- a CDS encoding TonB-dependent receptor; the encoded protein is MALTTGLAFVVTLGGAVHSQAVYAANGMKSTEMAVPGQQQITGVVRAAADQSPLPGVSVLIKGTSRGVTTDEKGQFSIDADASETLVFSYIGYLTTEQTVGDRTALTIVLQEDSQSLDEVVVVGYGTQRKVDITGSVSGVKAEQLTERPALNVNQAMAGRMAGVNASTNSGRPGGRTRVRIRGFSSINATNEPLYIVDGIIFTEDINTINPGDIESVDVLKDASSTAIYGTRGANGVIMITTKRGKRNTSQINYDGFMTVNTMANKQDVLNSRQWMDVEELGYINAEKYDPTGFAAGRYENPFEKRQRYAVGNTLGNPELFTTDGQPLYDVDWQDMMTRTSIGQSHNLSFTGGGDKSNYGLYLGYFDDQGIIVNSFNKRYTARAVMDHNVRDWLQVGGTLGFANTTERRQDDGVGGNIPPRMMIEMVPFIPYRYPDGTYGRREDYDGLETGDNPLMQANEVTRLYRKNVFNGNSYAKITLMEGLDFTSTIGVNLRDENRPYFASTHSNFDGGLGRAYARIDGFTSFFWQWSNHINYAKTFGDHNISATLGTEAQKFEILDWRAQANDISDDYYQWHNLATGATPQPPTSNVVNYQMQSYFARANYGYKDKYLLTVTGRFDGSSRFGENNKFAFFPSVAGAWRISEESFLKGNSTLSNLKLRLSYGLTGNSEIGSYLSNANLQAGNYVLDGRLAAGTTISTLPNQDLRWEKTAQYNAGLDIGFLNNRINVEFDAYIKKTSDLLLQAPIPASSGYTTLMTNIGDMRNKGIELNINTINIDNQDFSWSTSFNFSYLKNEVVALGTNNEDVFLNPFFIGSASNILRVGHPVGTFWGLVREGTWGSDEAEEAAQYNRLPGDIKYRDINGDGQINDADRTIIGKGIPTFYGGFFNTFRYKNLDLTVELQYSQGNDVFRMSNHSSEDRTGIANSYATVLNAWTPENQNTPIAQIRGAGVRYDSLLDSHMVQDGSFIRGRNLMLGYNFSPEILSKIKLNRLRVYASVQNFFLLTDYQGYDPEVTTYDDAFVQGIEFHDYPKPRTFTFGVNATF